In Silene latifolia isolate original U9 population chromosome 3, ASM4854445v1, whole genome shotgun sequence, a single window of DNA contains:
- the LOC141646270 gene encoding uncharacterized protein LOC141646270, which produces MATTKMIKKVDGKEVVFDNSIIQDNHKVTVGVVYNTNKNRKDLVVYDTHSWSGDVTGAYPTVPYNDTGRYEVFIHQGLEGSKGGVVYADGTDSTARKWLVAFDTPNNKCYVEAGPIGPTDWNVVEVHLNKSEGYSNYTDPAFGGKAAARVHSLDDVTNRRLDVFFSY; this is translated from the exons TGATCAAGAAGGTTGATGGAAAAGAAGTCGTTTTCGACAATTCGATAATTCAGGACAACCACAAAGTAACCGTAGGTGTCGTGTACAATACCAACAAGAACCGCAAGGACTTAGTGGTGTATGACACTCATAGTTGGTCTGGAGATGTGACCGGAGCATACCCAACTGTACCTTATAACGATACTGGAAGATATGAAGTTTTTATTCATCAAGGCTTAGAAGGCTCCAAAGGCGGAGTGGTGTACGCTGATGGCACTGACTCAACCGCTCGCAAATGGCTTGTCGCTTTCGACACTCCTAACAACAAG TGTTATGTGGAAGCTGGGCCAATCGGACCAACTGACTGGAACGTGGTAGAAGTACACCTGAATAAATCTGAAGGCTATAGCAACTATACTGATCCGGCCTTTGGGGGAAAAGCGGCGGCCCGAGTTCACTCCCTTGACGATGTAACCAATCGTCGCTTGGACGTATTCTTttcttattaa